Proteins co-encoded in one Haloarcula sp. DT43 genomic window:
- a CDS encoding nitric-oxide reductase large subunit — protein MELKRKTIAKVIAVAFVFNLVVMGAGAWIAYQEAPPIPEEVVGPDGETLVTGEDIREGKKAFQKNGLMNHGSILGNGAYYGADYTADALALKTQHMRTYYAEERYGTTYDSLSTAQQAAVDDDVKQDLSGEYDGGNIEYSAAELYAHQQVRQEYVDRYHEGSHERGVPEGMIDSEADARQFADFAMWTAWFSHTDRPGGDHSYTNDWPYEPAAGNDATGAAMTWSVVAMVLLVAAAGGGIWLYNAVSLPEPSAGDLSVPEPGDVSIFPSQRAALRFIPVAAGLFLAQVLLGGLLAHFYIERAGFFGIEEIFGVHILQLLPFAMAKTWHIDLGILWIAATWLGAGLFLPPLLTGHEPKRQSTYIDGLLGAIVVVTVGGLGGIWLGSHGYFGDLWWLVGNEGLEYLEVGKLWQVGLLVGFGLWAVLSIRGLKPLLDREPVFGLAHMILYAGGSIALLFTAGFFFTPETNIAVTEFWRWWVVHMWVEGAFEFFIVAIIGLTLVSMNLLSRRSAEKAVMLQALLVMSTGVVGVSHHYWWVGMPDMWVPIGSVFSTLELLPLVFILYEALGQYRAMSETGGFPYKLPFMFIIASGVWNFVGAGVLGFFINLPLINYYEHGTYLTVGHAHAAMFGAFGFLALGMVTYMLQLAIEPGRWDGSWLRAAFWCWNVGLTLMVFVSVLPVGFLQLEAAFTGSYAAARSLAFYNQPLVQTLFWARLPGDTIIILGTAIYAADLVRKRFVLRASEDDPTVEDMAVAEGVMSDD, from the coding sequence ATGGAGCTCAAACGCAAGACAATCGCGAAGGTAATCGCTGTCGCGTTCGTCTTCAACCTCGTCGTCATGGGGGCCGGCGCGTGGATTGCGTACCAGGAAGCGCCGCCTATCCCCGAGGAAGTCGTCGGACCCGACGGCGAGACGCTCGTCACGGGGGAGGACATCCGTGAGGGCAAGAAGGCGTTCCAGAAGAACGGGCTGATGAACCACGGGTCGATTCTCGGCAACGGCGCGTACTACGGCGCGGACTACACCGCCGACGCGCTGGCGCTGAAGACCCAGCACATGCGGACCTACTACGCTGAAGAGCGCTACGGGACCACGTACGACTCGCTGTCGACGGCTCAGCAAGCCGCCGTCGACGACGACGTCAAGCAGGACCTCAGCGGGGAGTACGACGGCGGAAACATCGAGTACTCCGCCGCAGAGCTGTACGCCCACCAGCAGGTCCGCCAGGAGTACGTCGACCGGTACCACGAGGGGAGCCACGAGCGGGGCGTCCCCGAGGGGATGATCGACTCCGAGGCCGACGCCCGGCAGTTCGCCGACTTCGCCATGTGGACGGCGTGGTTCTCCCACACCGACCGCCCGGGCGGCGACCACTCCTACACGAACGACTGGCCCTACGAGCCGGCCGCCGGCAACGACGCGACGGGCGCGGCGATGACCTGGAGCGTCGTCGCCATGGTCCTCCTCGTCGCCGCCGCCGGTGGCGGCATCTGGCTCTACAACGCCGTCAGCCTCCCGGAACCGTCCGCCGGGGACCTCTCGGTACCCGAGCCGGGCGACGTGAGCATCTTCCCCAGCCAGCGGGCCGCCCTGCGGTTCATCCCGGTCGCCGCCGGGCTGTTCCTCGCGCAGGTGTTACTGGGCGGATTGCTCGCGCACTTCTACATCGAGCGGGCCGGCTTCTTCGGCATCGAGGAAATCTTCGGCGTTCATATCCTCCAGCTACTGCCCTTCGCCATGGCGAAGACCTGGCACATCGACCTGGGCATCCTCTGGATAGCCGCGACCTGGCTCGGCGCGGGCCTGTTCCTCCCGCCCTTGCTGACCGGCCACGAGCCAAAGCGCCAGTCGACGTACATCGACGGACTGCTCGGGGCCATCGTCGTCGTCACCGTCGGCGGCCTCGGGGGCATCTGGCTCGGCTCGCACGGTTACTTCGGCGACCTCTGGTGGCTCGTCGGCAACGAAGGGCTGGAGTACCTCGAAGTCGGGAAGCTCTGGCAAGTCGGGCTGCTCGTCGGCTTCGGCCTGTGGGCCGTCCTCTCGATTCGCGGCCTGAAGCCGCTGCTCGACCGTGAGCCGGTGTTCGGGCTCGCCCACATGATACTGTACGCCGGCGGCTCCATCGCGCTCCTGTTTACCGCCGGGTTCTTCTTCACCCCGGAGACCAACATCGCCGTCACGGAGTTCTGGCGCTGGTGGGTCGTCCACATGTGGGTCGAAGGAGCCTTCGAGTTCTTCATCGTCGCCATCATCGGGCTGACGCTGGTGTCGATGAACCTGCTCAGCCGCCGCAGCGCCGAGAAGGCGGTCATGCTCCAGGCCCTGCTGGTGATGAGCACGGGCGTCGTCGGCGTCTCCCACCACTACTGGTGGGTCGGCATGCCCGACATGTGGGTCCCCATCGGGAGCGTGTTCTCGACGCTGGAGCTGCTCCCGCTCGTGTTCATCCTCTACGAGGCGCTGGGCCAGTACCGGGCGATGTCCGAAACCGGCGGGTTCCCCTACAAGCTCCCGTTCATGTTCATCATCGCCAGCGGCGTCTGGAACTTCGTCGGGGCCGGCGTGCTCGGGTTCTTCATCAACCTCCCGCTCATCAACTACTACGAGCACGGCACCTACCTCACCGTCGGCCACGCCCACGCCGCGATGTTCGGGGCCTTCGGCTTCCTCGCGCTGGGGATGGTCACCTACATGCTCCAGTTGGCCATCGAGCCCGGTCGCTGGGACGGCTCCTGGCTCCGAGCCGCGTTCTGGTGCTGGAACGTCGGCCTGACGCTGATGGTGTTCGTCTCCGTCCTGCCTGTGGGCTTCCTCCAGCTGGAGGCCGCCTTCACCGGGAGCTACGCCGCGGCCCGGAGCCTCGCGTTCTACAACCAGCCGCTCGTCCAGACGCTGTTCTGGGCGCGGCTCCCCGGTGACACGATCATCATCCTCGGGACGGCCATCTACGCGGCCGACCTGGTCCGCAAGCGGTTCGTCCTCCGGGCGTCCGAGGACGACCCCACGGTCGAGGACATGGCCGTCGCCGAGGGCGTGATGAGCGACGACTGA